From Triticum aestivum cultivar Chinese Spring chromosome 4A, IWGSC CS RefSeq v2.1, whole genome shotgun sequence, a single genomic window includes:
- the LOC123083419 gene encoding uncharacterized protein — MQSPSTLCVASASTQPVEHGWAYLPVDLLESIIALSGSFRDLLAFAATCRSWRAAFSSYPSKSSFCAKFPPLLAQFNVRVQGPDLPSNNGRHELYTCKVIDPMNKNVALRCQIPLEIYQDTHFVGTSYGQLICYCVGYCLLVDVFSGAEVSAPRLPFNHNFDGRYFSGTLTAPLASPNSHLLVCTVNSLFDWSVGSKSWSKLQLPNACIIQIVKFKGQFIAMDDCCNIYTLQLSPQLGLQKVTTELAEYSLAHVDSWLVVCGDMLLMVRVHPYLSVVKCIPYHLDISTNPAKWVEVKQLDDWALFVGGDVRSQPFSCMSPERWGGSSKRLYYAGRHSFVLHGLGDELDPSSGYEYKRNSFSELQPLWVYPSMFYSDIQ; from the coding sequence ATGCAAAGCCCTAGCACACTGTGTGTCGCCTCTGCATCCACCCAACCTGTTGAGCATGGTTGGGCATACCTCCCGGTTGACCTGCTCGAATCCATTATTGCTCTGTCAGGATCCTTCCGTGACCTTCTTGCCTTCGCCGCGACCTGCCGCTCTTGGCGTGCTGCATTCTCCTCATACCCATCCAAATCTTCCTTCTGTGCCAAATTCCCACCTCTCCTTGCCCAATTCAATGTTCGTGTTCAAGGTCCTGATCTTCCTTCTAACAATGGTCGTCACGAGCTGTACACATGTAAGGTCATTGATCCGATGAACAAGAACGTCGCCCTTCGCTGCCAGATTCCTCTAGAAATTTATCAGGATACACATTTCGTTGGAACTTCCTATGGTCAACTAATTTGCTATTGTGTTGGATATTGTCTTCTTGTGGATGTGTTCAGTGGTGCTGAGGTTTCAGCTCCACGTCTCCCATTCAATCACAATTTCGACGGGCGCTACTTCAGCGGCACTCTTACAGCTCCCCTTGCATCACCCAACTCACACCTCCTTGTCTGCACCGTAAACTCCCTGTTTGATTGGTCAGTTGGAAGTAAATCTTGGTCTAAGCTGCAGCTTCCTAATGCATGTATAATACAGATTGTGAAATTCAAAGGTCAGTTCATTGCCATGGATGATTGTTGTAACATCTACACTTTGCAGCTGTCCCCACAGCTTGGTCTGCAGAAGGTAACAACTGAATTGGCGGAATATTCACTCGCACATGTGGATTCGTGGCTAGTGGTCTGTGGTGACATGCTTCTCATGGTCAGGGTGCATCCATACTTGTCAGTCGTAAAATGTATACCCTACCACCTTGACATTTCAACCAACCCtgcaaaatgggtggaggtaaagCAGCTGGATGATTGGGCACTCTTTGTTGGGGGTGATGTGAGGAGCCAGCCATTTTCTTGCATGAGCCCTGAAAGATGGGGAGGGAGCAGCAAGCGGTTGTACTATGCAGGCCGCCACTCTTTTGTCTTACATGGATTGGGTGACGAGCTAGATCCATCTTCCGGTTATGAGTACAAAAGGAACTCGTTCAGCGAGCTACAGCCCCTCTGGGTGTACCCAAGCATGTTCTACTCGGACATCCAGTGA